One segment of Synergistaceae bacterium DNA contains the following:
- a CDS encoding aspartate kinase, translating into MKKVVKFGGSSLADSKQFEKVKNIILADDSRVYVVPSAPGKRNSSDIKITDLLYKCYKLAKEGKNFSDSFAIIQERYNEIIRGLNLNLDLSEEFSKIEVKLLNEPERDYTASRGEYLNGLIMANYLGFEFVDPAEVIFFDNSGNFEPDKTNAALSKRLESISHAVIPGFYGINEAGNITTFSRGGSDITGSIVARSCRAAVYENWTDVSGLLMADPKVVNNPAVMKNITYRELRELSYMGASVMHEDAIFPVKKAGIPINIRNTNQPDDPGTWIVANTARRSKYMITGIAGRKDFCSIIIAKDLMHSQSDFYRKVVQCFEENNIPPEHLPSGIDTMTVIVQESKFIEHEQEVLRRIAKFVEPDSLEVESGIALIAVVGRSMKAQTGTAAKIFQALAEERINVRMIDQGASELNIIVGVLNEDFERAIRAIYSKFVN; encoded by the coding sequence ATGAAAAAAGTAGTCAAATTCGGCGGAAGTTCATTAGCTGACTCTAAACAGTTCGAGAAAGTAAAAAATATAATTCTTGCTGATGATTCAAGAGTCTATGTTGTTCCTTCTGCACCCGGTAAAAGAAATAGCAGCGACATAAAAATAACTGACCTGCTTTATAAGTGTTACAAGCTCGCAAAAGAAGGGAAAAATTTTTCTGACTCGTTCGCAATTATTCAAGAAAGATATAACGAAATTATACGGGGCCTAAATTTAAATCTTGACTTGAGCGAAGAGTTTAGCAAAATTGAAGTCAAATTACTGAATGAACCTGAGCGAGATTATACGGCTTCACGGGGCGAATATTTGAACGGGCTTATAATGGCGAATTATTTAGGCTTTGAATTCGTTGACCCGGCCGAAGTAATTTTCTTTGACAACTCCGGAAATTTTGAGCCTGACAAGACAAATGCGGCCTTGAGTAAGAGACTCGAGTCAATTTCTCACGCAGTAATACCGGGATTTTACGGAATAAACGAGGCAGGAAATATCACAACTTTTTCACGGGGCGGCTCAGATATAACCGGCTCAATTGTTGCGCGTTCGTGCCGTGCTGCTGTATATGAGAACTGGACGGACGTTTCAGGCTTGTTAATGGCAGATCCCAAAGTCGTAAATAATCCCGCTGTCATGAAAAATATAACGTATAGAGAATTGCGCGAACTTTCTTATATGGGAGCAAGTGTAATGCACGAAGATGCTATATTCCCAGTAAAGAAGGCGGGAATACCCATAAATATACGCAACACGAATCAGCCCGATGACCCCGGCACTTGGATTGTAGCGAACACTGCGAGACGGTCAAAATATATGATTACTGGAATCGCAGGACGTAAAGATTTCTGCTCGATAATTATAGCCAAAGATTTAATGCATTCTCAATCAGATTTTTATCGCAAGGTCGTGCAATGCTTTGAAGAAAATAATATACCGCCCGAGCACTTGCCTTCAGGAATTGACACAATGACAGTTATCGTTCAGGAGTCAAAATTTATCGAGCATGAACAGGAAGTATTAAGGCGAATTGCAAAATTTGTTGAGCCTGATTCCCTTGAAGTCGAGTCGGGAATAGCTTTAATTGCAGTAGTCGGCCGCAGCATGAAAGCTCAAACAGGAACAGCAGCTAAAATTTTTCAGGCTCTGGCAGAAGAAAGAATTAACGTCCGAATGATTGATCAGGGAGCTTCAGAATTAAATATTATTGTCGGAGTCCTAAATGAAGATTTCGAACGGGCAATCAGGGCAATTTATAGCAAGTTCGTTAATTAG
- a CDS encoding homoserine dehydrogenase, with protein sequence MINIAILGFGTIGSGVAEVIEKNYNEIKNVLGDTIHVKYILDIRDIPGAVNDINIIVNDPDIKVICETMGGKEPAYTYTHLALERGISVCSSNKELVDAHGVELSVIAREHNCSYLFEASVGGGIPIIRPLRESCGHEKITRIAGILNGTCNYILTNMRAGKTFDEALKEAQDNGFAERNPAADIEGHDTARKIAILASLVSGQKFSYEQVNCTGITDVTLQDIIDAENENATIKLLGVYDSEGPYLTVAPYIIPQTSPLYSVNSVFNGIMIHGTIVDDLMFYGRGAGKLPTASAVVSDVIECAKNIGRNINNNFADLKPAEVKSQEPPESKFRYLE encoded by the coding sequence ATGATAAATATAGCGATTTTAGGATTTGGCACAATAGGGAGCGGAGTCGCTGAAGTAATCGAGAAAAACTATAACGAAATTAAAAACGTTCTCGGTGATACTATTCACGTGAAATATATTCTTGATATTCGAGACATTCCCGGAGCAGTCAATGACATAAATATAATCGTAAATGATCCTGACATAAAAGTAATTTGCGAGACTATGGGCGGGAAGGAACCGGCTTATACTTATACGCATTTGGCACTTGAGCGGGGGATCTCTGTATGTTCGTCAAATAAGGAACTCGTTGACGCACACGGAGTCGAATTAAGCGTAATAGCCCGTGAACATAACTGTTCATATTTATTTGAAGCAAGCGTCGGGGGCGGAATTCCCATTATTAGGCCGTTGCGGGAGTCATGCGGTCATGAAAAAATTACGAGAATCGCGGGAATCCTTAACGGGACTTGCAATTATATTTTAACGAACATGAGGGCCGGCAAAACTTTTGACGAGGCACTGAAGGAAGCTCAAGACAACGGATTTGCGGAACGTAACCCCGCAGCGGACATTGAAGGCCATGATACAGCGCGTAAAATTGCGATTCTTGCGTCCCTTGTGTCAGGTCAAAAATTTTCATATGAACAAGTAAATTGCACCGGCATAACTGATGTAACTTTACAGGATATTATTGACGCAGAAAACGAGAATGCGACAATTAAGTTACTCGGCGTATATGATTCCGAGGGGCCGTATTTGACAGTTGCGCCGTATATAATCCCTCAAACAAGCCCGCTTTATAGTGTCAACAGCGTATTTAACGGGATAATGATTCACGGGACTATTGTAGACGATTTAATGTTTTATGGACGTGGAGCAGGCAAATTACCTACAGCAAGCGCAGTTGTCTCTGATGTTATAGAGTGCGCAAAAAATATCGGACGCAACATAAATAATAATTTCGCTGATCTCAAGCCCGCAGAAGTGAAATCACAAGAGCCGCCAGAGTCAAAATTTAGATACTTGGAGTAA
- the asd gene encoding aspartate-semialdehyde dehydrogenase, translated as MQKKLNVGILGATGMVGQRFIQILHNHPWFNIEVIAASPNSKGKTYEEAMKGRWLLNETIPEEVKKMTLDDVNDVKGISERVDFVFSAVNMTKDEIKAIEETYAKTETPVVSNNSAHRWTPDVPMIIPEINPEHAEVIKFQRKRLGTSRGFIAVKPNCSIQSYAPAFAAWREFEPYESIVTTYQAISGAGKNFNTWPEMVGNIIPYIGGEEEKSEKEPLRIFGKIQDGVIVPASEPVISAQCVRVPVLYGHTAAAFVKFKKAPPSKEILIEKLNNFRSLPQELGLPCAPEHFIKYLEEDNRPQVVLDVNYGNGMGVTIGRLRPDNIYDWKFIGLSHNTLRGAAGGAVECAELLTAQKYIEAK; from the coding sequence TTGCAAAAAAAATTAAATGTCGGCATTCTCGGAGCTACAGGAATGGTCGGGCAGCGTTTTATTCAAATTCTCCATAATCATCCATGGTTTAACATTGAAGTAATTGCTGCATCACCTAACAGCAAGGGCAAAACCTACGAGGAAGCCATGAAAGGACGCTGGCTGCTCAATGAGACTATACCCGAAGAAGTTAAAAAAATGACTCTCGATGATGTTAATGACGTTAAGGGAATCAGTGAACGAGTTGATTTTGTCTTCAGTGCTGTGAACATGACTAAGGACGAAATTAAGGCCATTGAAGAGACTTACGCGAAAACAGAGACTCCGGTCGTATCGAATAACAGCGCGCATAGATGGACTCCCGATGTTCCTATGATAATACCGGAAATTAACCCGGAACACGCAGAAGTCATAAAATTTCAGCGCAAGAGACTCGGCACTTCACGGGGATTTATAGCAGTAAAGCCTAATTGCTCGATTCAGAGTTATGCACCTGCTTTTGCTGCGTGGCGAGAGTTTGAACCCTATGAGTCAATCGTAACGACTTATCAGGCAATTTCAGGAGCAGGCAAAAATTTTAACACTTGGCCGGAAATGGTAGGAAATATTATTCCCTATATAGGCGGAGAAGAAGAGAAGAGCGAGAAGGAGCCTTTACGCATATTCGGGAAGATTCAAGATGGAGTCATAGTCCCGGCAAGCGAGCCCGTTATTTCTGCTCAGTGCGTAAGAGTCCCCGTTTTATATGGACATACTGCGGCGGCATTCGTGAAATTCAAGAAAGCACCTCCCAGCAAAGAAATCTTAATCGAGAAGCTAAATAATTTCAGGAGTCTGCCTCAAGAACTCGGATTACCCTGTGCACCTGAACACTTTATAAAATATTTAGAAGAAGATAACCGGCCTCAAGTCGTACTTGATGTAAATTACGGGAATGGTATGGGCGTAACAATAGGAAGACTCAGACCTGATAATATTTATGACTGGAAATTTATCGGGCTGTCTCACAACACTTTACGAGGCGCAGCGGGCGGTGCTGTTGAATGCGCGGAATTATTGACAGCACAGAAATATATCGAGGCTAAATAA